The Acanthochromis polyacanthus isolate Apoly-LR-REF ecotype Palm Island chromosome 5, KAUST_Apoly_ChrSc, whole genome shotgun sequence genome includes a window with the following:
- the gnl3l gene encoding guanine nucleotide-binding protein-like 3-like protein isoform X1, which produces MSKAKQKRAKRLGFLGKFKTKDGRKGDASGRTKGSDLSAAQQVKDHRKPEEIRKQRLQELQEKQKLSRERELMKRRNLQSFQNDILQRQREFEQRETEMQSLEKHVNFENENSRKAYYREFKKVVEAADVILEVLDARDPLGCRCPQVEQAVIQSGTNKKIVLVLNKIDLVSKEIVEKWIKYLRNEFPTVAFKASTQQQTRNLKRSNVPVTQATAELLSSSACIGADCLMKLLGNYCRNLDIKTAITVGVVGFPNVGKSSLINSLKRARACNVGATPGVTKCLQEVHLDKHIKLLDCPGIVMATSTTDAAMILRNCVKIEQLVDPLPPVEAILRRCNKAQIMEHYNVPDFHTALEFLALLARRQGKLRKGGLPDSDKAAKSVLMDWTGGRISYFTHPPETHTLPTHVSAEIVTEMGKAFDWDELEKGNQEVLAESSCPDVQMGFCMETSGMTQGGQCDTLEMEAGSVEEPEFKEETESMEDDQDPEFGPMTVEIKSQKKTDLPASDAAASAPDLKDILNVDPLQQGQALLAASKKRKKQQKELVCITTRLSMTLSIVLAITTSHFFFLILKKSKQKQLHNLMVEQIQTEAKVGKKKKLKDHPSTLGTPYVTSGKN; this is translated from the exons ATGTCGAAAGCTA aACAGAAACGCGCCAAACGTCTCGGCTTCCTTGGAAAGTTTAAG ACCAAAGATGGACGAAAGGGCGATGCTTCCGGGCGGACAAAAGGTTCTGACCTGTCAGCAGCTCAGCAGGTCAAAGACCACAGAAAACCAGAAGAAATCCGGAAGCAAAGG CTTCAGGAACTCCAAGAGAAGCAGAAGTTGTCCAGAGAGCGAGagctgatgaagaggaggaatcTGCAAAGCTTTCAGAATGACATCCTACAGCGACAAAGAGAGTTTGAGCAGAGG GAGAcagaaatgcagagtttggagaAACATGtaaactttgaaaatgaaaattcaaGAAAAGCATATTACAGAGAATTTAAAAAG GTGGTGGAGGCTGCAGATGTGATTTTGGAAGTTCTGGATGCCCGTGACCCTCTTGGCTGCAGATGTCCTCAGGTGGAACAGGCAGTCATTCAAAGTGGAACGAACAAGAAAATAGTTTTAGTCCTTAATAAAATTG ATTTGGTGTCAAAGGAAATTGTGGAAAAGTGGATTAAATATCTTCGTAATGAGTTTCCCACAGTGGCTTTCAAAGCATCTACTCAGCAACAGACTAGGAACTTG AAACGCAGCAATGTGCCCGTGACACAAGCCACCGCAGAGCTTCTTAGTAGCAGCGCGTGCATCGGAGCCGACTGCTTGATGAAGCTGCTCGGAAACTACTGCCGCAACCTGGATATAAAGACAGCCATCACTGTTGGTGTCGTAG GTTTTCCAAATGTGGGAAAAAGTAGCTTGATCAACAGTCTGAAACGAGCCCGAGCTTGTAATGTTGGAGCTACACCTGGTGTCACAAA GTGTCTTCAAGAGGTACATCTGGACAAACACATTAAGCTTCTGGACTGTCCTGGCATCGTCATGGCAACATCAACGACTGATGCAGCGATGATCCTACGAAACTGTGTGAAGATCGAGCAGCTCGTAGATCCGCTCCCACCTGTCGAAGCCATCCTTCGACGGTGCAACAAGGCACAG ATCATGGAGCACTACAACGTCCCAGACTTTCACACAGCTCTGGAGTTTTTGGCGTTGCTTGCTCGGCGGCAAGGCAAACTAAGAAAGGGCGGACTGCCTGACAGCGATAAAGCAGCTAAAAGTGTATTAATGGACTGGACAGG gGGGAGAATCAGCTACTTCACCCATCCTCCAGAAACACACACTCTTCCTACACATGTCAGCGCTGAGATTGTCACAGAGATGGGTAAAGCATTTGACTGGGATGAGCTGGAAAAAGGGAATCAGGAGGTTCTTGCAG AGTCATCATGTCCCGATGTCCAAATGGGATTCTGTATGGAAACCAGTGGAATGACACAAGGGGGTCAGTGTGACACACTGGAGATGGAAGCAGGGTCAGTGGAAGAACCAGAATTTAAAGAGGAAACGGAATCTATGGAGGACGATCAGGATCCAGAG TTTGGACCGATGACAGtggaaataaaatcacagaagaaaacTGACCTACCTGCAAGCGATGCTGCAGCCAGCGCTCCAGATCTGAAGGATATCCTGAATGTAGATCCTCTACAGCAGGGGCAGGCACTCCTGGCAGCCAGcaagaagaggaaaaagcaacaaaaagagcTGGTTTGTATAACTACTAGACTTAGTATGACACTGTCTATTGTTCTGGCTATCACaacttcacatttctttttcctaatcttaaaaaaaagcaaacaaaaacaactccatAACCTAATGGTAGAGCAGATCCAAACTGAAGctaaagttggaaaaaaaaaaaagttaaaagacCACCCAAGTACTCTGGGGACTCCTTATGTGACTTCAGGGAAAAACTAA
- the gnl3l gene encoding guanine nucleotide-binding protein-like 3-like protein isoform X2 → MSKAKQKRAKRLGFLGKFKTKDGRKGDASGRTKGSDLSAAQQVKDHRKPEEIRKQRLQELQEKQKLSRERELMKRRNLQSFQNDILQRQREFEQRETEMQSLEKHVNFENENSRKAYYREFKKVVEAADVILEVLDARDPLGCRCPQVEQAVIQSGTNKKIVLVLNKIDLVSKEIVEKWIKYLRNEFPTVAFKASTQQQTRNLKRSNVPVTQATAELLSSSACIGADCLMKLLGNYCRNLDIKTAITVGVVGFPNVGKSSLINSLKRARACNVGATPGVTKCLQEVHLDKHIKLLDCPGIVMATSTTDAAMILRNCVKIEQLVDPLPPVEAILRRCNKAQIMEHYNVPDFHTALEFLALLARRQGKLRKGGLPDSDKAAKSVLMDWTGGRISYFTHPPETHTLPTHVSAEIVTEMGKAFDWDELEKGNQEVLAESSCPDVQMGFCMETSGMTQGGQCDTLEMEAGSVEEPEFKEETESMEDDQDPEFGPMTVEIKSQKKTDLPASDAAASAPDLKDILNVDPLQQGQALLAASKKRKKQQKEADKIATKLSDTLTSAMDFSFSDS, encoded by the exons ATGTCGAAAGCTA aACAGAAACGCGCCAAACGTCTCGGCTTCCTTGGAAAGTTTAAG ACCAAAGATGGACGAAAGGGCGATGCTTCCGGGCGGACAAAAGGTTCTGACCTGTCAGCAGCTCAGCAGGTCAAAGACCACAGAAAACCAGAAGAAATCCGGAAGCAAAGG CTTCAGGAACTCCAAGAGAAGCAGAAGTTGTCCAGAGAGCGAGagctgatgaagaggaggaatcTGCAAAGCTTTCAGAATGACATCCTACAGCGACAAAGAGAGTTTGAGCAGAGG GAGAcagaaatgcagagtttggagaAACATGtaaactttgaaaatgaaaattcaaGAAAAGCATATTACAGAGAATTTAAAAAG GTGGTGGAGGCTGCAGATGTGATTTTGGAAGTTCTGGATGCCCGTGACCCTCTTGGCTGCAGATGTCCTCAGGTGGAACAGGCAGTCATTCAAAGTGGAACGAACAAGAAAATAGTTTTAGTCCTTAATAAAATTG ATTTGGTGTCAAAGGAAATTGTGGAAAAGTGGATTAAATATCTTCGTAATGAGTTTCCCACAGTGGCTTTCAAAGCATCTACTCAGCAACAGACTAGGAACTTG AAACGCAGCAATGTGCCCGTGACACAAGCCACCGCAGAGCTTCTTAGTAGCAGCGCGTGCATCGGAGCCGACTGCTTGATGAAGCTGCTCGGAAACTACTGCCGCAACCTGGATATAAAGACAGCCATCACTGTTGGTGTCGTAG GTTTTCCAAATGTGGGAAAAAGTAGCTTGATCAACAGTCTGAAACGAGCCCGAGCTTGTAATGTTGGAGCTACACCTGGTGTCACAAA GTGTCTTCAAGAGGTACATCTGGACAAACACATTAAGCTTCTGGACTGTCCTGGCATCGTCATGGCAACATCAACGACTGATGCAGCGATGATCCTACGAAACTGTGTGAAGATCGAGCAGCTCGTAGATCCGCTCCCACCTGTCGAAGCCATCCTTCGACGGTGCAACAAGGCACAG ATCATGGAGCACTACAACGTCCCAGACTTTCACACAGCTCTGGAGTTTTTGGCGTTGCTTGCTCGGCGGCAAGGCAAACTAAGAAAGGGCGGACTGCCTGACAGCGATAAAGCAGCTAAAAGTGTATTAATGGACTGGACAGG gGGGAGAATCAGCTACTTCACCCATCCTCCAGAAACACACACTCTTCCTACACATGTCAGCGCTGAGATTGTCACAGAGATGGGTAAAGCATTTGACTGGGATGAGCTGGAAAAAGGGAATCAGGAGGTTCTTGCAG AGTCATCATGTCCCGATGTCCAAATGGGATTCTGTATGGAAACCAGTGGAATGACACAAGGGGGTCAGTGTGACACACTGGAGATGGAAGCAGGGTCAGTGGAAGAACCAGAATTTAAAGAGGAAACGGAATCTATGGAGGACGATCAGGATCCAGAG TTTGGACCGATGACAGtggaaataaaatcacagaagaaaacTGACCTACCTGCAAGCGATGCTGCAGCCAGCGCTCCAGATCTGAAGGATATCCTGAATGTAGATCCTCTACAGCAGGGGCAGGCACTCCTGGCAGCCAGcaagaagaggaaaaagcaacaaaaagag gcaGACAAAATTGCCACCAAACTCTCGGACACACTGACTTCTGCAATGGACTTCTCATTTtcagatagctga
- the tfe3b gene encoding transcription factor E3b yields the protein MSSRVLLRQQLMREQAQEQERREAQQQASASQLRASDSTPAISVTMPPNAARPPPAQVPVEVLKVQTHLENPTKYHIQQAQRQQVKQYLSTTLGNKAVTQTLSVSPVPQSSSAPEVAPTASSAPNSPMALLNIGSNKEEIDDVIDDIISLESSFNDDIITLIDSGLQLPSTLPGNLLDVYHSPGMAAPTLTVSNSCPADLPKIKREITDADTKALMKERQKKDNHNLIERRRRFNINDRIKELGTLIPKSSDPEMRWNKGTILKASVDYIRKLQKEQQRAKDIEMRQKKLEQANHSLMLRIQELEMQARVHGLSTPTNMSSGLGSDPSLLQQQAGPQSGQSLPLNTGGASTHNLLSLGAVGQPLPASFLSPPSSDSPAGVTISSPLDLGSLSFAELDDTSASALYPDVGLGDILMDEGCALSPERLAEPLFSPLSPGASKTSSRRSSLEMDEDL from the exons ATGTCGTCACGTGTGTTGCTGCGGCAGCAGCTGATGCGAGAACAAGCTCAGGAGCAGGAGAGACGTGAAGCCCAACAGCAAGCTTCTGCTTCCCAGCTCCGGGCCTCTGACTCCACTCCAGCTATCTCTGTCACGATGCCCCCAAATGCTGCTCGACCGCCTCCGGCACAGGTGCCTGTGGAGGTGCTGAAG GTACAGACCCACTTGGAGAACCCGACCAAGTACCACATCCAGCAGGCccagaggcagcaggtgaagcagtACCTCTCCACCACTTTGGGGAACAAGGCAGTCACTCAGACCCTGAGTGTGTCCCCAGTGCCACAGTCCAGTTCTGCCCCTGAAGTTGCCCCCACTGCCAGCAGTGCCCCCAACAGTCCTATGGCTCTGCTGAACATCGGATCCAATAAGGAGGAA ATTGATGATGTGATTGACGACATCATTAGTCTTGAATCCAGTTTTAATGACGACATCATAACGTTGATTGACTCAGGTCTTCAGTTGCCTAGCACG ctCCCAGGAAATCTGTTGGATGTCTACCATAGCCCTGGAATGGCAGCGCCTACTCTTACTGTCAGCAACTCCTGCCCTGCTGATCTTCCAAAAATTAAAAGGGAAATTACTG ATGCAGATACCAAAGCACTAATGAAAGAGAGGCAGAAGAAAGACAACCATAACCTCA TTGAGAGGAGGCGGAGATTCAACATCAATGATCGTATAAAGGAGCTGGGTACTCTGATACCCAAGTCAAGTGACCC AGAGATGCGTTGGAATAAAGGCACCATTCTGAAAGCTTCTGTGGACTACATCAGGAAGTTAcagaaggagcagcagagagccaAGGACATTGAGATGCGACAGAAAAAGCTGGAGCAAGCAAACCACAGCCTAATGTTACGCATCCAG GAACTGGAAATGCAGGCCCGGGTCCACGGCCTCTCGACCCCCACCAACATGTCCTCTGGTCTGGGCTCTGATCCCTCCCTGCTCCAGCAGCAGGCAGGCCCACAGAGCGGCCAGTCGCTGCCTCTCAACACAGGAGGAGCCTCCACCCACAACCTCCTCAGTCTGGGAGCCGTTGGACAGCCTTTGCCTGCCTCCTTCCTGTCCCCGCCCTCCTCAGACTCTCCTGCCGGAGTCACCATCAGCAGCCCGTTGGACCTGGGCAGCCTGAGCTTTGCTGAGCTCGACGACACCTCGGCCTCGGCGCTCTACCCCGATGTGGGTCTGGGGGACATTCTTATGGACGAGGGGTGCGCATTGTCGCCAGAGAGGCTGGCCGAGCCGCTGTTTTCTCCTTTGTCACCAGGTGCCTCTAAAACCAGCAGTCGCAGGAGCAGCCTTGAAATGGACGAGGACTTGTGA
- the cxxc1b gene encoding CXXC-type zinc finger protein 1b: protein MDSEMSDFEPVPGPETSSMEGENAPLYCICRKPDINCFMIGCDNCNEWFHGHCINITEKMAKAIQEWYCMRCRDENSSLEVKYRSKKNREKEAEPDRSEKQYSSTPSTPEYRSERRRGSKVKRSVRMCGECEPCRRTEDCAQCDFCKDMKKFGGPNKIRQKCRFRQCEVRARKMLRVKEEEFSLRERRENSHHRRRRYSDDYDSEAELYQQYRAAGLDDNMAWASDDDDELPFSPVMRKKAIKVKHVKRREKKFDKKKESRRHKQKQKHKDRTRHSEKGEMRDIAGQRQCLGPSCVEAARTNSKYCSEDCGMKLAANRIYEILPQRIQQWQQSPCIAEEHGKKQLERIRRDQQNARLRLTEMERRFHELEGIIAKAKQQAVQQDEEVNEGDSEDTDLQIFCVSCSHPINPKVALRHMERCYAKYESQTSFGSMYPTRIEGATRLFCDVYNPQSKTYCKRLQVLCPEHSRDPKIPVDEVCGCPLVKNVFELTGEYCRVSKRKCNKHYNWEKLRRAEVDLERVRVWYKLDELFEQERNVRTAMTNRAGLLALMLHQTIQHDPLTTDLRSNKDR from the exons ATG GACAGTGAAATGTCAGACTTTGAGCCTGTACCAGGACCTGAGACCAGCAGCATGGAGGGGGAGAACGCACCACTTTACTGTATTTGTCGAAAACCAGATATCAACTGCTTCATGAT TGGCTGTGACAATTGCAACGAGTGGTTCCATGGCCACTGCATTAACATCACTGAGAAGATGGCAAAGGCAATCCAGGAATGGTACTGCATGAGATGCAGAG ATGAGAACTCATCATTGGAAGTAAAGTACAGATCAAAGAAAAACCGCGAGAAGGAAGCTGAACCTGACAGATCTGAAAAACAGTACAGCAGCACCCCAAGCACGCCAGAATATAGGAGCGAAAGGCGGCGTGGATCTAAA GTGAAGCGCTCTGTCCGTATGTGTGGAGAATGTGAGCCCTGCCGAAGGACTGAGGATTGTGCCCAGTGTGACTTCTGCAAGGACATGAAGAAGTTCGGAGGCCCCAACAAAATCAGACAGAAGTGCAGGTTCAGGCAGTGTGAAGTTCGAGCCAGA AAAATGCTGCGTGTGAAGGAAGAGGAATTCTCTTTGCGAGAAAGACGGGAAAATTCCCACCACAGACGAAGACGGTACTCTGATGACTACGACAGCGAGGCAGAGCTCTACCAGCAGTACAGAGCGGCAGGACTTGACGACAACATG GCATGGGcgagtgatgatgatgacgagcTGCCTTTCAGTCCTGTCATGCGTAAGAAAGCTATAAAGGTGAAACACGtcaagagaagagaaaagaagttTGACAAGAAG AAGGAGTCACGACGCCACAAGCAGAAGCAGAAGCACAAAGACAGAACCAGACACAGTGAGAAAGGAGAAATGCGGGATATTGCAGGGCAGCGTCAGTGTTTGGGACCAAGCTGTGTGGAGGCAGCAAGAACCAACTCTAAATACTGCTCTGAGGACTGTGGCATGAAGCTAGCTGCCAA CCGGATTTATGAGATCCTCCCTCAGCGTATCCAGCAATGGCAGCAGAGTCCCTGCATCGCTGAGGAACACGGGAAGAAGCAGCTGGAGCGCATCCGCCGCGATCAGCAGAACGCCCGGCTGCGCCTTACCGAGATGGAGCGACGGTTTCATGAACTGGAGGGCATCATCGCCAAGGCCAAGCAGCAGGCAGTTCAGCAGGACGAGGAG GTGAATGAAGGAGACAGTGAGGATACGGACCTGCAGATTTTCTGTGTGTCTTGTAGTCATCCCATCAATCCGAAAGTGGCACTGAGACACATGGAGAGATGTTACGCAAAG TATGAGAGTCAGACCTCCTTTGGCTCCATGTATCCTACAAGAATAGAAGG TGCAACCAGACTCTTCTGTGATGTTTACAACCCCCAAAGCAAAACATATTGCAAGAGGCTTCAGGTTTTATGTCCAGAGCATTCTAGAGATCCCAAG ATCCCAGTAGATGAGGTGTGCGGATGCCCTCTGGTGAAGAATGTGTTTGAGCTGACAGGAGAATACTGCAGAGTCTCCAAAAGGAAGTGCAACAAGCATTACAACTGGGAAAAGCTGAGGAGAGCCGAGGTGGACCTGGAGCGAGTCAGGGTG TGGTACAAGTTGGACGAGCTCTTTGAACAGGAGCGTAACGTTCGGACTGCTATGACCAACAGAGCCGGTCTGCTCGCTCTGATGTTGC